From Bacillus sp. 2205SS5-2:
ATAAAGTACAAACAGAGAGAATAAAAGGCATTTTTTCTATATAACGAACATTTTTTTCTTTTCTTTCAAAAACAAACTAAAATCCCCTTTTAATCGCCTCTTTTGTTCTATATAATGAACGTATAATGATATAAAGGAGTTATTTTATGATTGGAGAAAAAATCAGAGAAATAAGAGAAGAGCGAGGAATCTCCATCAATGAGCTATCATTAAATGCAAACGTTTCTAAATCCTATATTAGTTCGATTGAGAGAGGACTTCAAAAAAACCCTTCGCTAAAGATCCTTAAACAAATAGCTGATGCGCTAAGGATACCAATCGATGAATTCATAAAAACAGAAGAAGTTCATGAGGGAAATTATTTAGACAAAGTGTGGTTATCTTTGCTTTCTGATGCTGTTAGGAGTGGATTAACAAAGAGAGAATTTATGCAGTTTACTAGATTAATGCGCTATAAAAGAGAGGAGAAAGCTTAACATGTTGCGATGGAGTGGTCTTGTTCTCTGTTTTCTTGGAGCATGTTTCTTTCTTTATGCCCTGTTTTCTATTTTATCGCAACATCAACAAACGAATGCCGCACTTGAAGAAGCTAAACATTCCTTATCGAAGGCTGAGTTCTCGTCTAAAACGAAACAGCTTGCGGATGAAGAGAACCCCATTCCTAGATACCAGTTTACTCAAGGGGCTATCGTGGGCCTTCTAAAACTTCCTGTTTTAAACAAAGAACTTCCAATCGTTGAGGGAACCGATGAAATCGATTTAGAAAAAGGTGTTGGACATTTATCCTCAACTAAATTGCCCGGACAACAAGATAATATTTTTTTAGCGGGACATCGTGATACGGTTTTTAAAGGTTTAGGCAAATTATCGATAGGAGATACATTATTGGTAGAAATGACGAGCGGAACATTCGAGTATGTGATTATAGAGACGTTCATTGTTAAGGAAGATGACCTCAGTGTCACGTTGCCAACTAGTCCAAATGAAATGCTCACTTTATCTACCTGCTACCCTTTTGCAGCTCTGTCTTCCACGAAAGAGCGCTATATTATTCGAGCAGAAAAAAAAACTAAGGCGAGGAATTCCCCGCCTTAGTTGCTGCTATTCGTCTTTACGATCTTCGTCTTCCATATCTTTCGGGTCTTCCAGAATTTCTTCTTCTGGCGTATTTTTGTCTTGAGCTGGATCTAAGTCCATTCCGTCTTCAACATTCGTATCTTCGTTCAATTCTTGATCCCCAAAATCATCAACTTCTTCATTGAGATCAAGATCTTCTTCGATTAACGTATCATCTTCAGGTGGCGGTTCTTGATCAGTTCCACACCCTATCATTAGCATTGCAGCTAGTGCAGAAGCACCTAAGATGGACCATAACTTTTTATTCATATTGTATTATCTCCTTTCGATCTGCTTATTATCTCGACCAGTGTAGTGGTCTTTTGTTAGCTTTCCCAAAACGCTTCAAGAATTGCATAAAAAAAATGTAAAAAGCATAGCTTTTTACATTTGGACGTATTGGTATGGGGTGTTGGTCGACTAAGCAGTTCATACAACAGCGTATATGCAGACTTCAGGAAATCTTTTCGTATTGTCTGAAACGTGGGATATCCTTATATTAAGAACAGATTATGCTTGTTTTTCTCCAAGCGCAAACATGATTTCTGTTTCACAAACAAGCTCTCCATCTACCGTTGCAATACCTTTTCCTTTGCCGATACTACCTCGAACACGAACCATTTCGACTTCTAGACGTAGTTGATCGCCTGGTTTAACTTGACGTTTAAATCGGCAGTTATCAATACCTGTGAAAAACGCGAGTCTTCCTTTGTTTTCCTCTTTTTTCAGCATCGCTACTGCGCCAACTTGAGCCAATGCTTCAACAATCAGCACACCTGGCATCACAGGATACTCAGGAAAATGTCCATTGAAAAACTCTTCATTCGCGGTTACATTTTTTAAACCGATCGCTTTTACGCCTTCTTCGATTTCTGTAATTCGATCCACTAGTAAAAAAGGATAACGATGAGGAATAATTTCTTTTATTTGTTGAATATCTAACATGGGGAACCTCCTATATTTTGGTGCGTTTTTTGCAAATGGATGCCTATTAATCAGCTATGTATCGTTCTTCATGCGTGTCAGAAGTAATCAAGAAAAATGACATCTTACTTTTAGTTTACCGTAATTTTCGTAGAAAACAAAAAAAGATGCAATAAGCGACATTATTCAGGACTCTTGTCGTTTACATTGTTGCTATAGGATTTAGTTGATGGTGGAAGTATCTAATTCGAAAGTTTTTTTTTCAAAAGGCTCATTTCGTAAACTTTGTTGCTCCTAGCACAAAGAAAAAACAGGCAGTAAGGTTTTTTCGACTGATTTCTTACTTTTTATCTATAAGTGGAGAAATTTTCATTAGAAAAAGAGAACGAACTTATACAAATCAAGGGGTATGTCCTTATTCGAAAAGCCATAATCTTTGCGAAAACAACTTTCTAAAAAATTGGCAAATGAAAAAAAGCTTTCTTAGGTAGGAATATTAAAATTCTACCTTCAGGTTCCTTGTGCTTTTCTTAAATATCCTCTTGCTTATCACTAGTTACGATTTCTCCGATATGTGTCCAAGTGGATTTATGGAAAACGTCGGTTGGTTTTCCATCACCCAAATAACCATACCCGACCATTAGCCCACCCGCAAGACTAGCGGTGACTAAAAGTGTAACAATAATTACCCGTAGCCAAATTGGAATTAAGCGAATACGGACGGATTTTTTGGGCTTCTTATTCTCTTTCAGCTCTTCTCGTGTTGTCGCTTTTTGTTTGATATTTTTCTCTGTCATCGTTCTTGTCTCCTTTTAACGAATACCATTCACGAGTCCCATCATTTGGTCAGCAATGGATATTGATTTTGTTTGAAATTGGAATGAACGCTGAACGGTAATCAAATCAGTCATTTCCTTCGATAAATCGACATTAGACTTCTCAAGGAATCCCTGTTGTAACCCGATGCTCTCTCGTTGTGCACCGATTAAATCAGTTAGAACTTTGTCTTGATTCACTTCAAGTGTAGTTGGCAAACCATATAAATTATTTCCTTTTTGCTCTAAATATTGTGGCTGTTGTACCGCGACTACCCCAAGTTCAATTATTTCTTCACCTCTTGGGGTTTCTACCGTCAGTCTTCCTCCGTCCTCTAAAACGAATGAGGTACTGTCACTAGGAAGAGAAATAATCTCATCATTTTGATTTAACACTGGATTTCCGTTTGCGTCAACTAAAAGCATTTCTCCACCTGAGGGTGATAAGTAGAGTGCTCCGTTTCGAGTATAAGCTATTTCCTCTTCCCCATTTACTTGCGATAGTATTTTCAAAAATTGATTTTTCTGAGAAAATGAAAAGTCTAATTCTCGTCCGGTGTTTTGCAACGCTCCTTGAGTGAGAACTAGTTGCACTGCTCCTAATTTTGCCCCTGTGCCTTGCCGAACACCAACAGGGGTGTGTCTACCCGCTTCTTGGGAGAGGTTCGCCTGCGTTGCAAACTGCTGTGAGAGTAACTCTGTAAAAGACGCATCTCTTCGTTTGAAGCCATTTGTATCCACATTGGCTACATTATTCGAGATGATATCCATCTGTTTTTGGAGCTGATTTAACGTATTCGTTGCCGTAATCATCGTTCGATTCACTACTTATCCCCCCTTTAGTTTACGCGTCCTACTTCATTCACTGCCTTTTCCATGCTTCGATCATAGGCTTGCAATACTTTTTGATTTGCTTCAAAGGCTCGGTAAGCGCTCAGCATATCGGTCATCGTTCGACCCTCGTCTACGTTAGAGCCTTCTAGAAACCCTTGTTGCACTGAGGCATTTTCAGTGGCTTGGGGGAGATTATTTTCTTCGATACTATAAATGCCGCCACCTTCTTTTTTCAAAATAAGTGGGTTTTCAGCGTAGGAAATTCCAAGCTTCGCAACTTCTGTATTGTTTTGCGTAATAGTTCCATTCGCCAAAACAGTAAATTCCTCTGATTGGAGCGTAATTTTCTCACCCTTTTCATCTAAAACAAAGAGTCCTCCGCCAGTCACTAGATTTCCATCATGATCGAGAGAAAAATTCCCGTTCCGCGTGTAGTTGATCCCGCCATCTGGAAGTTGAACTGTAAAGAGTGACATACCTGGGCCTTGGTCAACAAGCGCAAGATCCGTTGATTTATTCGTCTGCCTTATATCTCCTTGCAAATACAAAGGAATAGCCTCTTGCATATAAACGCCCGTATTTAGTCCTGTTTTCAATGAATTAGCTCCTGGAATACGCAAGCCATTTTCAGTCGGAAGCTGGTCAGCACTCATCC
This genomic window contains:
- a CDS encoding DNA-directed RNA polymerase subunit beta, whose translation is MTEKNIKQKATTREELKENKKPKKSVRIRLIPIWLRVIIVTLLVTASLAGGLMVGYGYLGDGKPTDVFHKSTWTHIGEIVTSDKQEDI
- a CDS encoding flagellar hook-basal body protein, with the translated sequence MNRTMITATNTLNQLQKQMDIISNNVANVDTNGFKRRDASFTELLSQQFATQANLSQEAGRHTPVGVRQGTGAKLGAVQLVLTQGALQNTGRELDFSFSQKNQFLKILSQVNGEEEIAYTRNGALYLSPSGGEMLLVDANGNPVLNQNDEIISLPSDSTSFVLEDGGRLTVETPRGEEIIELGVVAVQQPQYLEQKGNNLYGLPTTLEVNQDKVLTDLIGAQRESIGLQQGFLEKSNVDLSKEMTDLITVQRSFQFQTKSISIADQMMGLVNGIR
- a CDS encoding sortase translates to MLRWSGLVLCFLGACFFLYALFSILSQHQQTNAALEEAKHSLSKAEFSSKTKQLADEENPIPRYQFTQGAIVGLLKLPVLNKELPIVEGTDEIDLEKGVGHLSSTKLPGQQDNIFLAGHRDTVFKGLGKLSIGDTLLVEMTSGTFEYVIIETFIVKEDDLSVTLPTSPNEMLTLSTCYPFAALSSTKERYIIRAEKKTKARNSPP
- a CDS encoding helix-turn-helix domain-containing protein, whose translation is MIGEKIREIREERGISINELSLNANVSKSYISSIERGLQKNPSLKILKQIADALRIPIDEFIKTEEVHEGNYLDKVWLSLLSDAVRSGLTKREFMQFTRLMRYKREEKA
- a CDS encoding flagellar hook-basal body protein, which codes for MFRGFYTVASGMLAHQRKTEMLSNNLANANTPGYKSDQSAMRAFPEMLLQRMSADQLPTENGLRIPGANSLKTGLNTGVYMQEAIPLYLQGDIRQTNKSTDLALVDQGPGMSLFTVQLPDGGINYTRNGNFSLDHDGNLVTGGGLFVLDEKGEKITLQSEEFTVLANGTITQNNTEVAKLGISYAENPLILKKEGGGIYSIEENNLPQATENASVQQGFLEGSNVDEGRTMTDMLSAYRAFEANQKVLQAYDRSMEKAVNEVGRVN
- the fabZ gene encoding 3-hydroxyacyl-ACP dehydratase FabZ, giving the protein MLDIQQIKEIIPHRYPFLLVDRITEIEEGVKAIGLKNVTANEEFFNGHFPEYPVMPGVLIVEALAQVGAVAMLKKEENKGRLAFFTGIDNCRFKRQVKPGDQLRLEVEMVRVRGSIGKGKGIATVDGELVCETEIMFALGEKQA